Proteins from one Geomonas agri genomic window:
- a CDS encoding DegQ family serine endoprotease, with amino-acid sequence MKSVRLLVVFLILSTILSSCKKKEGALLYESDRKESVPAPVQEVPKDILNTQQAFTSLVKKVTPSVVNISTVGKKKLVRPFFEGSPFFEDFFGDSGRPQYRRESSLGSGFILNKEGYIVTNDHVVRDAETIQVKLSNESVYPGKVIGSDPKTDIAVIKINAKEPLPAAVLGDSSKLQVGQWAVAIGNPFGLDRTVTVGVISATGRSNMGIETYEDFIQTDASINPGNSGGPLLNIYGEVIGINTAIVAAGQGIGFAIPVNMAKQVVTQLITKGNVSRGWLGVSIQSVTDEMAKSFGLPKAGGALVNDVVPGGPAAKAGILQGDIITAFNGESVKDVRQLQRLVGETPIGRKVDISLYRDGKEVKVSVTTAPADSAPAQSQMQRPERDAGLLGLSVEEVGPEMRRRGITGVVVSDLEPGGIAEESGIQRGDVIVSVNQKKVRNLAEYQKAMKDANNRGAVALLVRRGNANIYFALKLR; translated from the coding sequence ATGAAAAGCGTCCGACTACTCGTTGTCTTCCTGATCCTTTCCACAATCCTGTCTTCGTGCAAAAAGAAAGAAGGCGCTCTCCTGTATGAATCGGACAGAAAAGAATCTGTACCAGCTCCGGTCCAGGAAGTTCCCAAAGACATACTGAACACCCAGCAGGCATTCACCTCCCTGGTGAAAAAAGTCACTCCTTCAGTAGTAAACATATCCACTGTCGGCAAGAAAAAACTTGTCCGTCCGTTCTTCGAAGGCTCCCCCTTCTTCGAGGATTTTTTTGGAGATTCAGGCCGCCCGCAATACCGCAGGGAGAGCAGCCTCGGCTCCGGCTTCATCCTGAACAAGGAAGGATACATCGTCACCAACGACCACGTGGTTAGGGACGCGGAGACGATCCAGGTCAAGCTCTCCAACGAGAGCGTTTATCCCGGCAAGGTGATCGGCTCGGACCCCAAGACGGACATCGCCGTCATCAAGATTAACGCCAAAGAACCGCTGCCGGCGGCAGTGCTGGGGGACTCCAGCAAACTGCAGGTCGGACAGTGGGCCGTCGCCATCGGCAACCCCTTCGGCCTGGACCGCACCGTAACCGTCGGTGTCATCTCCGCCACCGGCAGGTCCAACATGGGGATCGAGACCTACGAGGACTTCATCCAGACCGACGCGTCCATCAACCCCGGTAACTCCGGTGGACCGCTACTCAACATCTACGGTGAGGTGATCGGTATCAATACTGCGATCGTGGCCGCCGGGCAGGGGATCGGATTCGCCATACCGGTAAACATGGCCAAGCAGGTCGTCACCCAACTGATCACCAAGGGGAACGTAAGCCGGGGTTGGCTCGGTGTCTCGATCCAGTCGGTCACCGACGAGATGGCCAAATCCTTCGGGCTTCCCAAGGCCGGCGGTGCCCTGGTCAACGACGTGGTCCCCGGCGGCCCGGCAGCCAAGGCCGGCATCCTGCAGGGGGATATCATCACCGCGTTCAACGGCGAGAGCGTCAAGGACGTACGGCAACTGCAGCGCCTAGTGGGTGAGACCCCCATCGGCAGGAAGGTCGACATCTCCCTGTACCGCGACGGCAAAGAGGTGAAGGTCTCGGTCACCACTGCCCCGGCGGACAGCGCACCCGCGCAGTCTCAGATGCAAAGGCCGGAGCGCGACGCCGGGCTGCTGGGCCTGTCCGTCGAGGAGGTCGGTCCGGAAATGCGCCGGCGCGGCATCACTGGCGTCGTGGTAAGCGACCTCGAGCCGGGGGGCATCGCCGAGGAAAGCGGCATCCAGCGCGGCGACGTCATCGTGTCGGTGAACCAGAAGAAGGTACGTAACCTCGCGGAGTACCAAAAGGCGATGAAGGACGCCAACAACCGGGGCGCGGTGGCGCTCCTGGTGAGGCGCGGAAACGCCAACATCTATTTCGCCTTAAAATTAAGATAG